The genomic stretch CATTATCTATATGACATTATCTTACAGTAAAAACTGTTAGCTATGTATCTAGGTTTATTATAATGGTAGTATTCTGTTACAAGTAGTATATCTAAGTAGGTTCTAATATTAGTAGGCATTGAACTCTTAACTACTTATGAAGTTACGCAAgctatttttaacacaaaaaggATCAAGAAACAGtttcattcatataaaattaatctttaaagtAGAGAGTTTCGATGGATGATTGCTATTGTATGAGGAACTACTGTAATCTTAGATGATTGATCACAAAATGTACACTCATTACTGTACACAAATGTACATGTCTTACTCATTggcaaaataaaactaaaaaattgtcaaCTCTCaaagcaaaattataaatagcGTATAATAGAAAATTACTGTAACGTTTGCTGTGTGATGAGGCTGTTTTGTTtactaaacttaataaaaactaattatggtTTCTACCAAAAGCTGATTGTAACAGAAGAAGACAAGCGGAGAGGGCTGATACTGATCTAGGCCTATCAGACATATCATTACTCAACGTTAACTACTGTATAATTGAACTGTTACACAACGGAATAGTTCATAGACACCAAGCTGCCAGAAATAATTTCTTCCaaataaataaacgaattttattttctaCCGTAGTTTATTTACATGAGTATGAGTGGATATAGTTTTAGCATTTTAAATCCAGTGTTCACTAAACTTAGTTTTTATTGTGTTGTTTACCCTTCTGTGATATCTAATGTATACGGCCAAAATGACGATATAACAAACGTAACAATTATTGGTAGTGATTTGACAACGCCTAAGTGCATTCATTCTGTCACCGCGAACAGTTCTATAGAAAACGATGTTAGGCCTATTGATGTCACTTTCCACACATCGCCGCCTCACGAACTTCATGAGCAGggtatataattagtatatagcGACATAGCCCTTGCTATAACATGTGATACTATAGTAAACGATGTTAGGCCTATTGATGTCACTTTCCACACATCGCCGCCTCACGAACTTCATGAGCaggatatataattaatatatagcgACATAGCCCTTGCTATAACATGTGATACTATAGTAAACGATGTTAGGCCTATTGATGTCACTTTCCACACATCGCCGCCTCACGAACTTCATGAGCAGggtatataattagtatatagcGACATAGCCCTTGCTATAACATGTGATACTATAGTAAACGATGTTAGGCCTATTGATGTCACTTTCCACACATCGCCGCCTCACGAACTTCATGAGCAGggtatataattagtatatagcGACATAGCCCTTGCTATAACATGTGATACTATAGAAAACGATGTTAGGCCTATTGATGTCACTTTCCACACATCGCCGCCTCACGAACTTCATGAGCAGggtatataattagtatatagcGACATAGCCCTTGCTATAACATGTGATACTATAGAAAACGATGTTAGGCCTATTGATGTCACTTTCCACACATCGCCGCCTCACGAACTTCATGAGCAGggtatataattagtatatagcGACATAGCCCTTGCTATAACATGTGACACTATAGAAAACGATGTTAGGCCTATTGATGTCACTTTCTACACATCGCCGCCTCACGAACTTCATGAGCAGggtatataattagtatatagcGACATAGCCCTTGCTATAACATGTGATACTATAGAAAACGATGTTAGGCCTATTTATGTCACTTTCCACACATCGCCGCCTCACGAACTTCATGAGCCGGGTATATAATTAGTACATAGCGACATAGCCCTTGCTATAACATGTGATACTATAGAAAACGATGTTAGGCCTATTGATGTCACTTTCCACACATCGCCGCCTCACGAACTTCATGAGCAGggtatataattagtatatagcGACATAGCCCTTGCTATAACATGTGATACTATAGTAAACGATGTTAGGCCTATTGATGTCACTTTCCACACATCGCCGCCTCACGAACTTCATGAGCAGggtatataattagtatatagcGACATAGCCCTTGCTATAACATGTGATACTATAGAAAACGATGTTAGGCCTATTTATGTCACTTTCCACACATCGCCGCCTCACGAACTTCTGTTGACAGCTCCACATCCCCGGTTCCCTGTAACGTACGAGTACACTACCGCTCCTCCTAGCAGACTTTTAGAAAGCAACTGTGAGATAAAATATGCGTGTTACGAGCACTGTACTCGTACATTTAGGTAACGCATCATAAGTATCTCCGTAAAAATTGCTATTgcttatctttttattttgttgcaatTTTTCTAGAGTTGGCTCCCGATCAGCTAGAGGTTTTGAATGGTCTCAGACAACAAGGGCTCTATTACAGTCTTAAAACAGTTATGGAGGACATTAATATCCATAaggtaaagtaattatttataattaaatataaaataacaatgtagaGCGAAAACCTGTGTTCTATAACAAAAAAGGTTAGGTTCGTTTTCAAGCAAaaagtgtgtttatttaaatatcaaagctATAAATCTATGgtggtttaaaattaatgtttgccAATACAAGGTAGCAGTGAATATCTCTGTAACAAGTTCAAGCTGGATGTTACTGGTTCCAGCTAAAGACAGGGATCGTAGACCTGATGTCAGTCCACAATCGCTCTGAGTGGATATACCGAGTGAGGCAGAGCTACCAGGCTCGAGATCAGATCAAGAAGAAGAAACGGATGATCTTCATTAATATCGAGACGGTCTATAGCTCCAGTAAGTACTGTATTAGGTCTCTTCTCTAACcgatgtaaaatattaaaacttttagatAATAACGTGTTagtgttttaactattttattacttaaatggCCTACTAATAACGTAATGTTTCAAAAATCAGTAatgactaaaaaaaatataaattcaaaaatataatgttttactgtACATAATCTTGTATTTagagttgtattttattttctttccgctcggaattttatttattaaaccttttaagtcttttacatttttctttctaCCTTGTCTAAGTTATTTCAATATACTTTGTATAATTTAACTGCCACCTTCAAAATGTTCTATATTccttaattactttttcaaaacaaacaatctACAAAgtctaaaacaaatattaatatttcatgtagAAATGttggtttcaattttaaattttacttcgtTATCAAAACCTCTTCTAACATATTCTGTCCTCATTAcctcaatagttttcaataaattaggaattttaaTCCTATTCTTCCAAATTTCTAAACAGTTTTTTCATTCTTCCTTTATCTAAAAGTCACAATTCTATTATCACATTAACTTCACTCTTCTCTTATTACTCTTTTTGTTCATtctatattacttaaaaaaagctACTTCTACATTACTTATTTGTTTTCTTAAGCTTCTTTCAGACCTCTTTCTTAATAAGCCCTCCTTCTTTATATTTCCAATAACTCTTCTTCGCTCATCCCAACATAACCGCAGTATCTTCTTCATTTCTTCTTCTATTCTCCAAGAACATGCCACAATGTCTTCTGAAATAAGCGTCCCCTTCTTTTTACGTTTTCCTCATTCAATTCTAGCTAACTCCTCAACTTCGTAAATGAAATCATAATTTGATTCCATCTTCAACTctcttattacattttaactcCTCTTTGAAAGGTCATGCTTACTGATTCAATAATGATACAGAGCGAGAGCAGATCACAAAGGCAGTGGCTCGGCGCCTGAGAGGCAAGCAGATGACCTGTCCGCCCAAGTTTATGGGAGACATCAGAGTGATCTTAGGTCCAGGTGTTGCGAGAAAACTCTATTACAGCCTCACCAAGTACTCCACCTCCCATCATGTACAGCAAGTGTTGTCTACCCAAGCTGTTGTACTCGAGAGGTATGTGCTCATTGTCACAGACATCAGAGTGATGAAGGATATTTGTTGTACTTtaaaaaagagagagagaaagatATACGGATtttattttaagccttattctgcccgtcctcatgagccactggcctgtgcgaggattttatgaaacagaataagggaaaGAGTCTATAAAGTACAAGGTCGAagatactgataaaaattgcgGTAACGAACATGAGTTATCTCTTACTCAATATCCAAGTCCGACCACTCAAACATTGTCACTCCCAATAAACTGAAATGATACTTAAATGTTAACAAGAGACTCCTGATGTGTCTATAGGTACTGGCTCCACCATGCCGCTTTCACTATTAGTAAATTCTACAATGAGACAGATCTGCCGCCAAGAGGACATCACATGTACCGGTGGCCCAGAGATCTGCTGGCTCCTGACGTGTTGTTCTTTGTCAATGCGACCAAGAACGTAGGACTCGCTACGGGATTTGACCAGCCTTACACCGCATTCACCGAGAGGTACATGCACCTATTGACagaatatatataatgtttttgttttcgtagataccagtaaaatatttacaactgctATTTTATTTAGCATTAGCTATTGTTATTACGAAGAAAACCACATAATAACAAATACGAGTACGAGAACTGAGAAGcatattatagaattaaaatattttgttcttcaaTTTACTTAGGTTTCAAAATGTTGAAGATGGATCATATTTCAAATCATCTCTTTGATTTCCTGTTAAGGCACAAAAGCTTCAACAAAGAACTAAAGCTCAAAGAATAGGCTTTACAATTTTTCTGtcgaaattttgtattttaaaaattactatcagaatgaaatttaaatttagttggaGACAGTAATACGAATAGAAagcactattttattttgtagactacattttaaattgttgttttcagTTTTACGGCTAACAGCCCAAACTAAACATTGTGATTAATATCTGTAATTTACCAGAAAGGAGTGAATACTCCTTCCTAATTACTGTTCCTCCAGGTTCCATCTTGTTCTAGGTTGATCCAGGTGTTTAGGAGAGTTGACGGAGTGAAGGTGGTCGAACTGAGCCCCTCTAAGAACTACCTGGTTGTGGTGAAAAACATCATCTCCTACATAAGAGAACAGTTTAGAGACCATCCAGACATAAATCTACCAGGCCTGGATCTTCCAGGGGGCGTGCTGCAGAAAGATATCACCAAGAGATAGCATGGAATAAAGAGAAATAATGTACTACTAGTGAATGACACCCTTAAACAATGTCTACTCGTACCTTTTCACACTAACTAGATTGTGGAGGACAGGACTAATATATACCGGACAAATGTCGGGTAGAAATGCGATCCCTAGGTTGAAGGAAAAGGCAAAACGATATGCCTTGTCAAATAAAGTAGATGGAAAATAATCtgtcatttttgaaaaaatacttcCTTATCAAGTCTAAGGTTATATACGACAGTCATCATGCCACACTTACTTCAAATACCACAATGGATGATTGGGATGACAAGGCGACTCTAACAGTCGTAGTGAATCGTCCCGTCTTAAATCTTGCATTTCCATAGTCAAGGTAGTAAGGTTATCGCTATAGATTGCGAAGAACTGTCTCGGAAGGACTGGAGTAGAAGTGACCTAGGTGTTGTTAACTCTTGGTAACTAAAGAGCTATCCAGTACCGATCTATAACACAATTCTTTGGTCTGTACTCTTGTTTATATTTTCTGAGAGGTAAATCTCGGTGCAGACTCCATAGTCAAGGCAGTAAAGTTATCGCTATTTATTGCGAAGAACTGTCTCGGAAGGACAGGAGTAGAAGTGACGTAGGTGTTGTTAACTCTTGGTAACTAAAGATCTATCCAGTACCGATCTATAACACAATTCTTTGATCTGTACTCTTGTTTATATTTTCTGAGAGGTAAATCTCGATGCAGACTCCATAGTCAAGGCAGTAAAGTTATCGCTATAGATTGCGAAGAACTGTCTCGGAAGGACAGGAGTAGAAGTGACGTAGGTGTTGTTAACTCTTGGTAACTAAAGAGCTATCCACTACCTATGTATAACGCAATTCTTTGATCTGTACTCTTGTTTATATTTTCTGAGAGGTAAATCTCGATGCAGACCCCATAGTCAAGGCAGTAAAGTAATCGCTATAGATTGCGAAGAACTGTCTCGGAAGGACAGGAGTAGAAAATGACGTAGGTGTTGTTAACTCTTGGTAACTAAAGAGTTATCCAGTACCGATCTATAACACAATTCTTTGATCTGTactcttgtatatattttctgagAGGTAAATCTCGATGCAGACTCCATAGTCAAGGCAGTAAAGTTATCGCTATAGATTGCGAAGAACTGTCTCAGAAGGACAGGAGTAAAAAGTGACGTAGGTGTTGTTAACTCTTGGTAACTAAAGAGCTATCCACTACCTATGTATAACGCAATTCTTTGATCTGTACTCTTGTTTATATTTTCTGAGAGGTAAATCTCGGTGCAGACTCCATAGTCAAGGCAGTAAAGTTATCGCTATAGATTGCGAAGAACTGTCTCAGAAGGACAGGAGTAGAAGTGACGTAGGTGTTGTTAACTCTTGGTAACTAAAGAGCTATCCACTACCTATGTATAACGCAATTCTTTGATCTGTACTCTTGTTTATATTTTCTGAGAGGTAAATCTCGATGCAGACTCCATAGTCAAGGCAGTAAAGTTATCGCTATAGATTGCGAAGAACTGTCTCAGAAGGACAGGAGTAGAAGTGACGTAGGTGTTGTTAACTCTTGGTAACTAAAGAGCTATCCACTACCTATGTATAACGCAATTCTTTGATCTGTACTCTTGTTTATATTTTCTGAGAGGTAAATCTCGATGCAGACCCCATAGTCAAGGCAGTAAAGTAATCGCTATAGATTGCGAAGAACTGTCTCGGAAGGACAGGAGTAAAAATGACGTAGGTGTTGTTAACTCTTGGTAACTAAAGAGTTATCCAGTACCGATCTATAACACAATTCTTTGATCTGTactcttgtatatattttctgagAGGTAAATCTCGATGCAGACTCCATAGTCAAGGCAGTAAAGTTATCGCTATAGATTGCGAAGAACTGTCTCAGAAGGACAGGAGTAGAAGTGACGTAGGTGTTGTTAACTCTTGGTAACTAAAGAGCTATCCACTACCTATGTATAACGCAATTCTTTGATCTGTACTCTTGTTTATATTTTCTGAGAGGTAAATCTCGATGCAGACTCCATAGTCAAGGCAGTAAAGTTATCGCTATAGATTGCGAAGAACTGTCTCAGAAGGACAGGAGTAGAAGTGACGTAGGTGTTGTTAACTCTTGGTAACTAAAGAGCTATCCACTACCTATGTATAACGCAATTCTTTGATCTGTACTCTTGTTTATATTTTCTGAGAGGTAAATCTCGATGCAGACCCCATAGTCAAGGCAGTAAAGTAATCGCTATAGATTGCGAAGAACTGTCTCGGAAGGACAGGAGTAAAAATGACGTAGGTGTTGTTAACTCTTGGTAACTAAAGAGTTATCCAGTACCGATCTATAACACAATTCTTTGATCTGTactcttgtatatattttctgagAGGTAAATCTCGATGCAGACTCCATAGTCAAGGCAGTAAAGTTATCGCTATAGATTGCGAAGAACTGTCTCGGAAGGACAGGAGTAAAAATGACGTAGGTGTTGTTAACTCTTGGTAACTAAAGAGTTATCCAGTACCGATCTATAACACAATTCTTTGATCTGTACTCTTGTTTATATTTTCTGAGAGGTAAATCTCGATGCAGACTCCATAGTCAAGGCAGTAAAGTTATCGCTATAGATTGCGAAGAACTGTCTCGGAAGGACAGGAGTAGAAGTGACGTAGGTGTTGTTAACTCTTGGTAACTAAAGATCTATCCAGTACCGATCTATAACACAATTCTTTGATCTGTACTCTTGTTTATATTTTCTGAGAGGTAAATCTCGATGCAGACTCCATAGTCAAGGCAGTAAAGTTATCGCTATAGATTGCGAAGAACTGTCTCGGAAGGACAGGAGTAGAAGTGACGTAGGTGTTGTTAACTCTTGGTAACTAAAGAGCTATCCAGTACCAATCTATAACACAATTCTTTGATCtgtactcttatttatattttctgagaAGTAAATCTCGATGCTACATTAGTATTAAACTATTTCTGCTGACTTACAGTTTACTATGGATAAAGACTTGTGGAATGTTCGACATTAATGAGATTGCGGCTGTCGTATAAAATGTCCTTTCGGCCCAGAACTTCCCATATTATCTGAAGATTTTAATTgagaactattatttatttaatccaaaCTAAACATTAATCTCCAGGTAGTATGtttgttaatttgaaatttattttgacgATGGCTGACTtgaaaggaaaacaggatttACCATCGTTACGTGTTACGAGGACAGAAAACCACAAATTTGTTGTTGTGTGTTTCACGGATCAGAATTTACCATCTTCTTCAggcataaaataaactttatacataGCGTTAAGCCAGCACAaatttggcaaattaatatatgCCAATAAAGCACCGATGTTAAGAAAATTAGCAACGTCAGAAAAgttgtaaaagaattattaagCATATACCTAAGGTTCATAGCTGAAAGAGGATTATGAACCATAGACTACATTTTGGTTCTAGGTTTTCAGGTTACAGTGTGTGCTCGAATTCGGATTTTTGAGATCGTTTTAATTGTTACAAACTGtctatattttacagtttttaatgttggtatttttgatacttttttaaatatttgtaggcAAAGTGACCTAACTTCAACAGAAGTTGTTCTCAACTCAGTAGCTGTTCTGTAGTTTAAAACCTCAACTGGTTTACGTTGGAACAACATCTTTTCACTGTTTATTATATTGGCTTTATCCACTTTATGTAATGGAACTAGATAATATGTGTACCGTAgcttatataactttttattagtttgtacAACAAACAGACTAATAAATGACTAATGCACTATTAATtaagctaaattttaattacaataaaatattcattagagcaatttttaatattgtctaAAATGTATCTTATTACGATatatgcttttatattttataatcaaataataatatttaggatATTCGTCTACAGTTCTACCAGTTTTGTACAGATACATTCAGTTTTCGAAAATAGTAATTTGATATCTAAAAAACTGCCTTCAGTCATTTATTTTTTCCAAGACAAtagctaaaatatataaaaggtgGCAGACTGCAATAAAGAAGCCTTATTACTCGCTACTTGATCTTTTATTGATAATGTTTTAGCCAATGGCCATACACAACAAAACCCTGTGATATTGAACACTGAAATAACAACTAATACGTGCAAGTACTAattttgtaccaaattaagtctaaatattttaaacattacagcAATTATTGTGTCCACAAGCTTGCCTTACATTTTATAACCTCATGCGTACATATAACAACTAATACGTGCAAGTACTAattttgtaccaaattaagtctaaatattttaaacattacagcAATTATTGTGTCCACAAGCTTGCCTTACATTTTATAACCTCATGCGTACATATAACAACTAATACGTGCAAGTACTAattttgtaccaaattaagtctaaatattttaaacattacagcAATTATTGTGTCCACAAGCTTGCCTTACATTTTATAACCTCATGCGTACATATAACAACTAATACGTGCAAGTACTAattttgtaccaaattaagtctaaatattttaaacattacagcAATTATTGTGTCCACAAGCTTGCCTTACATTTTATAACCTCATgcgtacatatataaatatatacattttcgtaTAATGATGGTTTTGGATTCTAAAGGTCGTGatcttagaaaaattaaaaaatcctccGTATTGCGATTGCAATGCATCTATGACATTGTCCTAAAATGAACTAACCCATTTTTGAAGTCTTTAAAATGGTCTCATagcaatttttatgattttacatAATCAGACCGTTAAATCTACtgaatttatgtaattgttttatggCCCCTGCCTGTCCAATGGCATTCATTCAGAAGTTACCTTGAACCTGTTGGTCCTCAAGTTGTTAAGGTTTAAGAGGGCTTATTAGCTTTAACTTAGCCTGGGAAATTAAGACATTCCTTGACCTTAACTTTAGGGGAGAGTGGGGGAACTTCGCGCAGTGGGGTAATTTCGCGCACATAATTTCTCGTGGACTGAAGCTAAGTTTTCGGTCTCGATTGGTGCTGCTCCCAAGCGGTGACATCGGTAACTATTCCTGTTCAGCGCCCTGCGCCATCACACGAGTTTTGTTACTGGTAAACCTTTGTTTCGACgttgtttcttgttatttttgAGAGTTATTTAATCAGTAACTGTGATTTGATCCTACCATCAATTAACACGCTTCTTTTAGCGGTGAGTAGCTCTTTTCTCCCCCATCATTTTAGtatatttggtttgtttatttcTCTAATCTGAGAATGTACAGTAGGTTAGAAAAGCACTCGCTTCCTTGTGGGGTAATTTCGCGCGCGCTCCGCCATAGTGCGTGGATTTCCCCCTCGACTGTTTTTATggttgtttacattatttttaattttttagagatGCCACGGACGTCTTGGACTGAAGATCAGCTTAATGAAGCTATGGATTCAATCAAGGACGGCTCTTCAATAAGAAGAGTCGGAAAAAGTTCGGAATTCCTGAATCGACTTTAAGGGATAAATTGAAAGCCAAAGATAGTTTAATGTCGAATTTGGGTCGTAAGCCTGTTTTTGATAAAACGCAAGAAACAGAGATCGCCAATCACGTAGTAAAGCTTGCCAATTTATTCTATGGCCTTACTCCTATAGAGCTGCGAAGACTCGCTTATGattttgcaacaaaattaaatttgaaaaataattttgacactgAGAAAAAACTTGCTGGTAAAGACTGGCTCTATGGTTTTCCTGAAGAAATCCTGAAATACGCTTAAGGGAACCAGACAACACAAGCCTGAACAGAATATCTTCATTTAATGAGGAAGAAGTTAGCCGCTTCTGTACAAACTTTCAGAAGGTTTTTGAGAAGCATGCTTATCCTCCAAGTAGAATTTTCAACCAGGATGAAACTGGGATATCTAACGTCCAGAAGAAATCAGCAAAAGTGTACTCTAAAAAAGGACAAAAGAGAGTTGGTACGGCCACATCTGCTGAACGAGGACGGATCATCACTCTTGTTTGTTGTGTCAGCGCATCATGTTAATATGTGCCTCCATTGATTATTTATCCGAGGATGAGAATTGCCGCTCACCTAAAGAGGGGAGGCCCAGCTGGTACCGTTTATGAGTGTTCAAAGAATGGCTGGAGCAACGAACAGTTTGTCAAATGGCTTGAACATTTTTGTGCTCATACAAAGCCTTCTAAGGATGACCCCGTCCTTTTGATTTGTGACAACCATGGAAGTCACATAACTCTTGAAGCGTATGAAGTGTGCAAGAAAAACCACATAACGTAGGTTTCTATCCCACCACATACAAGCCATCGCCTCCAGCCTTTGGACCTGACGTTTTTTGGACCACTCAAAAGTGCACTCTCAAGAGGGTTTGGTTTGTTTATGACACAGCATGCTCACACCAAAATCTTGACGTCTGATATACCTTCATTGCTAAATAATGCATATGTAAAAGTGGCCACTATGGAAAAGGGGATCAAGGGATTTTCTGCCGCTGGAATCTACCCGCTGAACCCGGACAAATTTACATCGGAGGATTTCGCCCCTGCAAACGAATTCCGGGAACTAGTCGTAGAAGATGATCCAGAAACACCATCCAGGAAGGAGCAGCCCGTAAATGATCTGAGAATTGTTCCAGGGCCTTCAGGTCTTCAGGATGAACTTGTTAACAAG from Homalodisca vitripennis isolate AUS2020 chromosome 2, UT_GWSS_2.1, whole genome shotgun sequence encodes the following:
- the LOC124356054 gene encoding UMP-CMP kinase 2, mitochondrial-like isoform X1, whose protein sequence is MSMSGYSFSILNPVFTKLSFYCVVYPSVISNVYGQNDDITNVTIIGSDLTTPKCIHSVTANSSIENDVRPIDVTFHTSPPHELHEQELAPDQLEVLNGLRQQGLYYSLKTVMEDINIHKLKTGIVDLMSVHNRSEWIYRVRQSYQARDQIKKKKRMIFINIETVYSSKREQITKAVARRLRGKQMTCPPKFMGDIRVILGPGVARKLYYSLTKYSTSHHVQQVLSTQAVVLERYWLHHAAFTISKFYNETDLPPRGHHMYRWPRDLLAPDVLFFVNATKNVGLATGFDQPYTAFTERLIQVFRRVDGVKVVELSPSKNYLVVVKNIISYIREQFRDHPDINLPGLDLPGGVLQKDITKR
- the LOC124356054 gene encoding UMP-CMP kinase 2, mitochondrial-like isoform X2 produces the protein MEDINIHKLKTGIVDLMSVHNRSEWIYRVRQSYQARDQIKKKKRMIFINIETVYSSKREQITKAVARRLRGKQMTCPPKFMGDIRVILGPGVARKLYYSLTKYSTSHHVQQVLSTQAVVLERYWLHHAAFTISKFYNETDLPPRGHHMYRWPRDLLAPDVLFFVNATKNVGLATGFDQPYTAFTERLIQVFRRVDGVKVVELSPSKNYLVVVKNIISYIREQFRDHPDINLPGLDLPGGVLQKDITKR